A portion of the Poecile atricapillus isolate bPoeAtr1 chromosome 7, bPoeAtr1.hap1, whole genome shotgun sequence genome contains these proteins:
- the RAVER2 gene encoding ribonucleoprotein PTB-binding 2 isoform X1 — translation MAAGAERGAAVPAEPPPLSAEEVARRLASTRRELGNRRKILLRNLPAESSSQEIHDLFKDYEIKYCYVDRNKRTAFVTLLNGEQAQSAIRKFHQHSLRGKEISVQLQPTDALLCITNLPLSLRIEEFEELVRAYGNVERCFLVYSELTGHSKGYGFVEYMKKDSAAKARLELLGKQLEESTLFAQWMDVNQLTTNLIHSKCLCVDKLQKDCADSKELIQAFSLKYKPVFCQFAQDEDGGSGDFAVVEYESAEQAESVRGAMDGVTINGRRVQVSFCAPGAPGRSTLAALIAAQRMMRNNRKGLLPEPNPMQIMKSFNNPAMLQMLLQPQLRGHAVKPVLGASAGLPHLINSAVGPPFLQLNKVHQSSILGNTSSLLLQSPAHLPLPQQQLLKMENMQANSKPGLLGEPPTMLLQTVLGIGVMPAVNSGLATRGEALKSSNPAPIAAAAGMGMLPFFPNQHIVGQALPGPNAAPDKGEAVPGAQPFPPALPSLPAGALRAAPSKAPGQLKNCDSSLGTPLKKQTSLLGEPPKEIRLSTNPYLNLASVLPGICLPAAIASKASSPPQQTSLPNNVMDAAVSQGTASQHAMENYFSYSQQPGEYPQEAVQQWYQHYAQAHHSTQARVDGLENEASEELLHTRAAGNCTSCYSGIYRWIFPRLQHLPAGGASPFEWSPGIPAGLAASSSKSLKAGGPEAQLLVPHVLPRARPRGIPGSRRSRALLGILPEEEARVLIHHHHHPHGLIDSQPGPG, via the exons GAAATCCACGACTTGTTTAAAGATTATGAAATCAAGTATTGTTATGTGGACAGGAATAAAAGAACAG CTTTTGTCACCCTGTTGAACGGGGAGCAGGCCCAGAGCGCCATCAGGAAATTCCACCAGCATTCCCTGCGTGGCAAGGAGATCTCCGTGCAGCTCCAGCCGACGGATGCTCTGCTGTGCATCACCAACCTGCCCCTTTCCCTCAGGATAGAGGAGTTTGAGGAGCTGGTGCGTGCCTATGGCAATGTGGAGAGGTGTTTCCTGGTCTACAGCGAGCTCACCGGCCATTCCAAGGGCTATGGATTCGTGGAATACATGAAGAAGGACTCTGCtgccaaggccaggctggaactCCTGGGcaagcagctggaggagagcACTCTGTTTGCACAGTGGATGGATGTGAACCAGCTGACCACAAACCTCATTCACTCCAAGTGCCTTTGCGTGGATAAATTACAAAAAGACTGCGCTGATTCGAAAGAGCTGATCCAGGCTTTCTCCCTCAAGTACAAACCTGTGTTCTGCCAG tTTGCCCAGGACGAGGACGGCGGCAGCGGGGATTTTGCCGTGGTGGAGTACGAGAGCGCGGAGCAGGCGGAGAGCGTGAGAGGGGCCATGGACGGGGTGACCATCAACGGCAGGAGGGTCCAGGTGTCCTTCTGTGCCCCTGGAGCACCGGGCAGGAGCACCTTGGCAGCTCTGATAGCGGCACAGAGGATG ATGAGGAACAACAGGAAGGGCTTGCTTCCAGAGCCAAATCCAATGCAGATCATGAAAAGTTTTAACAATCCAGCAatgctgcagatgctgctgcagccccagctgcgTGGCCACGCTGTTAAACCTG TTCTTGGAGCATCTGCAGGTTTACCTCACCTCATAAATTCAGCAGTTGGGCCACCTTTTTTGCAGTTGAATAAAGTTCATCAG AGCTCAATTCTGGGGAACAcctccagcctgctgctgcagagccctgcccacctgcccctgccccagcagcagctcctgaagaTGGAAAACATGCAGGCAAACAGT AAACCAGGTTTGCTGGGAGAACCTCCAACAATGCTCCTGCAGACAGTGCTGGGCATAGGGGTGATGCCAGCAGTGAACTCAGGCCTGGCAACACGAGGAGAAGCTCTCAAGT CATCTAACCCCGCTCCCATTGCAGCAGCGGCAGGGATGGGCATGCTGCCATTCTTCCCAAATCAGCACATTGTTGGACAAGCTCTTCCCGGGCCCAACGCCGCTCCAGACAAAGGCGAGGCGGTGCCGGGAGCGCAGCCCTTCCCTCCGGCACTGCCCAGCCTCCCCGCCGGGGCCCTGCGTGCTGCCCCCTCCAAGGCTCCCGGGCAGCTCAAGAACTGCGACTCCAGCCTGGGG ACTCCCTTGAAGAAACAGACTTCTCTGCTTGGGGAACCCCCAAAAGAAATTCGACTGAGCACCAACCCCTACTTGAATTTGGCAAGTGTTTTGCCTGGCATCTGTCTGCCAG CAGCAATTGCCAGCAAAGCCTCCAGTCCTCCACAGCAGACCAGCCTTCCAAACAATGTCATGGATGCTGCTGTGTCTCAGGGAACTGCATCACAACATGcaatggaaaattatttcagttattcccagcagcctggggaatACCCACAG GAGGCTGTCCAGCAGTGGTACCAGCATTATGCTCAGGCACATCACTCTACCCAGGCCAGAGTGGATGGCTTGGAAAATGAAGCCTCTGAG GAATTGCTGCACACCCGAGCTGCTGGGAATTGCACCTCTTGTTACTCAG GAATCTACAGGTGGATCTTTCCCAGACTACAGCACCTGCCTGCAGGTGGTGCCTCCCCTTTTGAGTGGAGCCCAGGGATCCCAGCAGGGCTTGCAGCCTCCTCCAGCAAATCCCTTAAAGCAG GTGGCCCCGAAGCGCAGCTCCTCGTACCTCATGTCCTCCCCCGAGCCCGGCCCCGTGGAATTCCCGGCTCCCGGCGGAGCCGCGCGCTACTCGGAATCCTCCCTGAAGAAGAAGCGCGTGTATTgatccatcatcatcatcatccccaCGGCTTGATCGattcccagcccggcccggggTAG
- the RAVER2 gene encoding ribonucleoprotein PTB-binding 2 isoform X5: MAAGAERGAAVPAEPPPLSAEEVARRLASTRRELGNRRKILLRNLPAESSSQEIHDLFKDYEIKYCYVDRNKRTAFVTLLNGEQAQSAIRKFHQHSLRGKEISVQLQPTDALLCITNLPLSLRIEEFEELVRAYGNVERCFLVYSELTGHSKGYGFVEYMKKDSAAKARLELLGKQLEESTLFAQWMDVNQLTTNLIHSKCLCVDKLQKDCADSKELIQAFSLKYKPVFCQFAQDEDGGSGDFAVVEYESAEQAESVRGAMDGVTINGRRVQVSFCAPGAPGRSTLAALIAAQRMMRNNRKGLLPEPNPMQIMKSFNNPAMLQMLLQPQLRGHAVKPVLGASAGLPHLINSAVGPPFLQLNKVHQSSILGNTSSLLLQSPAHLPLPQQQLLKMENMQANSKPGLLGEPPTMLLQTVLGIGVMPAVNSGLATRGEALKSSNPAPIAAAAGMGMLPFFPNQHIVGQALPGPNAAPDKGEAVPGAQPFPPALPSLPAGALRAAPSKAPGQLKNCDSSLGTPLKKQTSLLGEPPKEIRLSTNPYLNLASVLPGICLPAAIASKASSPPQQTSLPNNVMDAAVSQGTASQHAMENYFSYSQQPGEYPQEAVQQWYQHYAQAHHSTQARVDGLENEASEESTGGSFPDYSTCLQVVPPLLSGAQGSQQGLQPPPANPLKQVAPKRSSSYLMSSPEPGPVEFPAPGGAARYSESSLKKKRVY, translated from the exons GAAATCCACGACTTGTTTAAAGATTATGAAATCAAGTATTGTTATGTGGACAGGAATAAAAGAACAG CTTTTGTCACCCTGTTGAACGGGGAGCAGGCCCAGAGCGCCATCAGGAAATTCCACCAGCATTCCCTGCGTGGCAAGGAGATCTCCGTGCAGCTCCAGCCGACGGATGCTCTGCTGTGCATCACCAACCTGCCCCTTTCCCTCAGGATAGAGGAGTTTGAGGAGCTGGTGCGTGCCTATGGCAATGTGGAGAGGTGTTTCCTGGTCTACAGCGAGCTCACCGGCCATTCCAAGGGCTATGGATTCGTGGAATACATGAAGAAGGACTCTGCtgccaaggccaggctggaactCCTGGGcaagcagctggaggagagcACTCTGTTTGCACAGTGGATGGATGTGAACCAGCTGACCACAAACCTCATTCACTCCAAGTGCCTTTGCGTGGATAAATTACAAAAAGACTGCGCTGATTCGAAAGAGCTGATCCAGGCTTTCTCCCTCAAGTACAAACCTGTGTTCTGCCAG tTTGCCCAGGACGAGGACGGCGGCAGCGGGGATTTTGCCGTGGTGGAGTACGAGAGCGCGGAGCAGGCGGAGAGCGTGAGAGGGGCCATGGACGGGGTGACCATCAACGGCAGGAGGGTCCAGGTGTCCTTCTGTGCCCCTGGAGCACCGGGCAGGAGCACCTTGGCAGCTCTGATAGCGGCACAGAGGATG ATGAGGAACAACAGGAAGGGCTTGCTTCCAGAGCCAAATCCAATGCAGATCATGAAAAGTTTTAACAATCCAGCAatgctgcagatgctgctgcagccccagctgcgTGGCCACGCTGTTAAACCTG TTCTTGGAGCATCTGCAGGTTTACCTCACCTCATAAATTCAGCAGTTGGGCCACCTTTTTTGCAGTTGAATAAAGTTCATCAG AGCTCAATTCTGGGGAACAcctccagcctgctgctgcagagccctgcccacctgcccctgccccagcagcagctcctgaagaTGGAAAACATGCAGGCAAACAGT AAACCAGGTTTGCTGGGAGAACCTCCAACAATGCTCCTGCAGACAGTGCTGGGCATAGGGGTGATGCCAGCAGTGAACTCAGGCCTGGCAACACGAGGAGAAGCTCTCAAGT CATCTAACCCCGCTCCCATTGCAGCAGCGGCAGGGATGGGCATGCTGCCATTCTTCCCAAATCAGCACATTGTTGGACAAGCTCTTCCCGGGCCCAACGCCGCTCCAGACAAAGGCGAGGCGGTGCCGGGAGCGCAGCCCTTCCCTCCGGCACTGCCCAGCCTCCCCGCCGGGGCCCTGCGTGCTGCCCCCTCCAAGGCTCCCGGGCAGCTCAAGAACTGCGACTCCAGCCTGGGG ACTCCCTTGAAGAAACAGACTTCTCTGCTTGGGGAACCCCCAAAAGAAATTCGACTGAGCACCAACCCCTACTTGAATTTGGCAAGTGTTTTGCCTGGCATCTGTCTGCCAG CAGCAATTGCCAGCAAAGCCTCCAGTCCTCCACAGCAGACCAGCCTTCCAAACAATGTCATGGATGCTGCTGTGTCTCAGGGAACTGCATCACAACATGcaatggaaaattatttcagttattcccagcagcctggggaatACCCACAG GAGGCTGTCCAGCAGTGGTACCAGCATTATGCTCAGGCACATCACTCTACCCAGGCCAGAGTGGATGGCTTGGAAAATGAAGCCTCTGAG GAATCTACAGGTGGATCTTTCCCAGACTACAGCACCTGCCTGCAGGTGGTGCCTCCCCTTTTGAGTGGAGCCCAGGGATCCCAGCAGGGCTTGCAGCCTCCTCCAGCAAATCCCTTAAAGCAG GTGGCCCCGAAGCGCAGCTCCTCGTACCTCATGTCCTCCCCCGAGCCCGGCCCCGTGGAATTCCCGGCTCCCGGCGGAGCCGCGCGCTACTCGGAATCCTCCCTGAAGAAGAAGCGCGTGTATTga
- the RAVER2 gene encoding ribonucleoprotein PTB-binding 2 isoform X3 — translation MAAGAERGAAVPAEPPPLSAEEVARRLASTRRELGNRRKILLRNLPAESSSQEIHDLFKDYEIKYCYVDRNKRTAFVTLLNGEQAQSAIRKFHQHSLRGKEISVQLQPTDALLCITNLPLSLRIEEFEELVRAYGNVERCFLVYSELTGHSKGYGFVEYMKKDSAAKARLELLGKQLEESTLFAQWMDVNQLTTNLIHSKCLCVDKLQKDCADSKELIQAFSLKYKPVFCQFAQDEDGGSGDFAVVEYESAEQAESVRGAMDGVTINGRRVQVSFCAPGAPGRSTLAALIAAQRMMRNNRKGLLPEPNPMQIMKSFNNPAMLQMLLQPQLRGHAVKPVLGASAGLPHLINSAVGPPFLQLNKVHQSSILGNTSSLLLQSPAHLPLPQQQLLKMENMQANSKPGLLGEPPTMLLQTVLGIGVMPAVNSGLATRGEALKSAAGMGMLPFFPNQHIVGQALPGPNAAPDKGEAVPGAQPFPPALPSLPAGALRAAPSKAPGQLKNCDSSLGTPLKKQTSLLGEPPKEIRLSTNPYLNLASVLPGICLPAAIASKASSPPQQTSLPNNVMDAAVSQGTASQHAMENYFSYSQQPGEYPQEAVQQWYQHYAQAHHSTQARVDGLENEASEELLHTRAAGNCTSCYSGIYRWIFPRLQHLPAGGASPFEWSPGIPAGLAASSSKSLKAGGPEAQLLVPHVLPRARPRGIPGSRRSRALLGILPEEEARVLIHHHHHPHGLIDSQPGPG, via the exons GAAATCCACGACTTGTTTAAAGATTATGAAATCAAGTATTGTTATGTGGACAGGAATAAAAGAACAG CTTTTGTCACCCTGTTGAACGGGGAGCAGGCCCAGAGCGCCATCAGGAAATTCCACCAGCATTCCCTGCGTGGCAAGGAGATCTCCGTGCAGCTCCAGCCGACGGATGCTCTGCTGTGCATCACCAACCTGCCCCTTTCCCTCAGGATAGAGGAGTTTGAGGAGCTGGTGCGTGCCTATGGCAATGTGGAGAGGTGTTTCCTGGTCTACAGCGAGCTCACCGGCCATTCCAAGGGCTATGGATTCGTGGAATACATGAAGAAGGACTCTGCtgccaaggccaggctggaactCCTGGGcaagcagctggaggagagcACTCTGTTTGCACAGTGGATGGATGTGAACCAGCTGACCACAAACCTCATTCACTCCAAGTGCCTTTGCGTGGATAAATTACAAAAAGACTGCGCTGATTCGAAAGAGCTGATCCAGGCTTTCTCCCTCAAGTACAAACCTGTGTTCTGCCAG tTTGCCCAGGACGAGGACGGCGGCAGCGGGGATTTTGCCGTGGTGGAGTACGAGAGCGCGGAGCAGGCGGAGAGCGTGAGAGGGGCCATGGACGGGGTGACCATCAACGGCAGGAGGGTCCAGGTGTCCTTCTGTGCCCCTGGAGCACCGGGCAGGAGCACCTTGGCAGCTCTGATAGCGGCACAGAGGATG ATGAGGAACAACAGGAAGGGCTTGCTTCCAGAGCCAAATCCAATGCAGATCATGAAAAGTTTTAACAATCCAGCAatgctgcagatgctgctgcagccccagctgcgTGGCCACGCTGTTAAACCTG TTCTTGGAGCATCTGCAGGTTTACCTCACCTCATAAATTCAGCAGTTGGGCCACCTTTTTTGCAGTTGAATAAAGTTCATCAG AGCTCAATTCTGGGGAACAcctccagcctgctgctgcagagccctgcccacctgcccctgccccagcagcagctcctgaagaTGGAAAACATGCAGGCAAACAGT AAACCAGGTTTGCTGGGAGAACCTCCAACAATGCTCCTGCAGACAGTGCTGGGCATAGGGGTGATGCCAGCAGTGAACTCAGGCCTGGCAACACGAGGAGAAGCTCTCAAGT CAGCGGCAGGGATGGGCATGCTGCCATTCTTCCCAAATCAGCACATTGTTGGACAAGCTCTTCCCGGGCCCAACGCCGCTCCAGACAAAGGCGAGGCGGTGCCGGGAGCGCAGCCCTTCCCTCCGGCACTGCCCAGCCTCCCCGCCGGGGCCCTGCGTGCTGCCCCCTCCAAGGCTCCCGGGCAGCTCAAGAACTGCGACTCCAGCCTGGGG ACTCCCTTGAAGAAACAGACTTCTCTGCTTGGGGAACCCCCAAAAGAAATTCGACTGAGCACCAACCCCTACTTGAATTTGGCAAGTGTTTTGCCTGGCATCTGTCTGCCAG CAGCAATTGCCAGCAAAGCCTCCAGTCCTCCACAGCAGACCAGCCTTCCAAACAATGTCATGGATGCTGCTGTGTCTCAGGGAACTGCATCACAACATGcaatggaaaattatttcagttattcccagcagcctggggaatACCCACAG GAGGCTGTCCAGCAGTGGTACCAGCATTATGCTCAGGCACATCACTCTACCCAGGCCAGAGTGGATGGCTTGGAAAATGAAGCCTCTGAG GAATTGCTGCACACCCGAGCTGCTGGGAATTGCACCTCTTGTTACTCAG GAATCTACAGGTGGATCTTTCCCAGACTACAGCACCTGCCTGCAGGTGGTGCCTCCCCTTTTGAGTGGAGCCCAGGGATCCCAGCAGGGCTTGCAGCCTCCTCCAGCAAATCCCTTAAAGCAG GTGGCCCCGAAGCGCAGCTCCTCGTACCTCATGTCCTCCCCCGAGCCCGGCCCCGTGGAATTCCCGGCTCCCGGCGGAGCCGCGCGCTACTCGGAATCCTCCCTGAAGAAGAAGCGCGTGTATTgatccatcatcatcatcatccccaCGGCTTGATCGattcccagcccggcccggggTAG
- the RAVER2 gene encoding ribonucleoprotein PTB-binding 2 isoform X2, which translates to MAAGAERGAAVPAEPPPLSAEEVARRLASTRRELGNRRKILLRNLPAESSSQEIHDLFKDYEIKYCYVDRNKRTAFVTLLNGEQAQSAIRKFHQHSLRGKEISVQLQPTDALLCITNLPLSLRIEEFEELVRAYGNVERCFLVYSELTGHSKGYGFVEYMKKDSAAKARLELLGKQLEESTLFAQWMDVNQLTTNLIHSKCLCVDKLQKDCADSKELIQAFSLKYKPVFCQFAQDEDGGSGDFAVVEYESAEQAESVRGAMDGVTINGRRVQVSFCAPGAPGRSTLAALIAAQRMMRNNRKGLLPEPNPMQIMKSFNNPAMLQMLLQPQLRGHAVKPVLGASAGLPHLINSAVGPPFLQLNKVHQSSILGNTSSLLLQSPAHLPLPQQQLLKMENMQANSKPGLLGEPPTMLLQTVLGIGVMPAVNSGLATRGEALKSSNPAPIAAAAGMGMLPFFPNQHIVGQALPGPNAAPDKGEAVPGAQPFPPALPSLPAGALRAAPSKAPGQLKNCDSSLGTPLKKQTSLLGEPPKEIRLSTNPYLNLASVLPGICLPAIASKASSPPQQTSLPNNVMDAAVSQGTASQHAMENYFSYSQQPGEYPQEAVQQWYQHYAQAHHSTQARVDGLENEASEELLHTRAAGNCTSCYSGIYRWIFPRLQHLPAGGASPFEWSPGIPAGLAASSSKSLKAGGPEAQLLVPHVLPRARPRGIPGSRRSRALLGILPEEEARVLIHHHHHPHGLIDSQPGPG; encoded by the exons GAAATCCACGACTTGTTTAAAGATTATGAAATCAAGTATTGTTATGTGGACAGGAATAAAAGAACAG CTTTTGTCACCCTGTTGAACGGGGAGCAGGCCCAGAGCGCCATCAGGAAATTCCACCAGCATTCCCTGCGTGGCAAGGAGATCTCCGTGCAGCTCCAGCCGACGGATGCTCTGCTGTGCATCACCAACCTGCCCCTTTCCCTCAGGATAGAGGAGTTTGAGGAGCTGGTGCGTGCCTATGGCAATGTGGAGAGGTGTTTCCTGGTCTACAGCGAGCTCACCGGCCATTCCAAGGGCTATGGATTCGTGGAATACATGAAGAAGGACTCTGCtgccaaggccaggctggaactCCTGGGcaagcagctggaggagagcACTCTGTTTGCACAGTGGATGGATGTGAACCAGCTGACCACAAACCTCATTCACTCCAAGTGCCTTTGCGTGGATAAATTACAAAAAGACTGCGCTGATTCGAAAGAGCTGATCCAGGCTTTCTCCCTCAAGTACAAACCTGTGTTCTGCCAG tTTGCCCAGGACGAGGACGGCGGCAGCGGGGATTTTGCCGTGGTGGAGTACGAGAGCGCGGAGCAGGCGGAGAGCGTGAGAGGGGCCATGGACGGGGTGACCATCAACGGCAGGAGGGTCCAGGTGTCCTTCTGTGCCCCTGGAGCACCGGGCAGGAGCACCTTGGCAGCTCTGATAGCGGCACAGAGGATG ATGAGGAACAACAGGAAGGGCTTGCTTCCAGAGCCAAATCCAATGCAGATCATGAAAAGTTTTAACAATCCAGCAatgctgcagatgctgctgcagccccagctgcgTGGCCACGCTGTTAAACCTG TTCTTGGAGCATCTGCAGGTTTACCTCACCTCATAAATTCAGCAGTTGGGCCACCTTTTTTGCAGTTGAATAAAGTTCATCAG AGCTCAATTCTGGGGAACAcctccagcctgctgctgcagagccctgcccacctgcccctgccccagcagcagctcctgaagaTGGAAAACATGCAGGCAAACAGT AAACCAGGTTTGCTGGGAGAACCTCCAACAATGCTCCTGCAGACAGTGCTGGGCATAGGGGTGATGCCAGCAGTGAACTCAGGCCTGGCAACACGAGGAGAAGCTCTCAAGT CATCTAACCCCGCTCCCATTGCAGCAGCGGCAGGGATGGGCATGCTGCCATTCTTCCCAAATCAGCACATTGTTGGACAAGCTCTTCCCGGGCCCAACGCCGCTCCAGACAAAGGCGAGGCGGTGCCGGGAGCGCAGCCCTTCCCTCCGGCACTGCCCAGCCTCCCCGCCGGGGCCCTGCGTGCTGCCCCCTCCAAGGCTCCCGGGCAGCTCAAGAACTGCGACTCCAGCCTGGGG ACTCCCTTGAAGAAACAGACTTCTCTGCTTGGGGAACCCCCAAAAGAAATTCGACTGAGCACCAACCCCTACTTGAATTTGGCAAGTGTTTTGCCTGGCATCTGTCTGCCAG CAATTGCCAGCAAAGCCTCCAGTCCTCCACAGCAGACCAGCCTTCCAAACAATGTCATGGATGCTGCTGTGTCTCAGGGAACTGCATCACAACATGcaatggaaaattatttcagttattcccagcagcctggggaatACCCACAG GAGGCTGTCCAGCAGTGGTACCAGCATTATGCTCAGGCACATCACTCTACCCAGGCCAGAGTGGATGGCTTGGAAAATGAAGCCTCTGAG GAATTGCTGCACACCCGAGCTGCTGGGAATTGCACCTCTTGTTACTCAG GAATCTACAGGTGGATCTTTCCCAGACTACAGCACCTGCCTGCAGGTGGTGCCTCCCCTTTTGAGTGGAGCCCAGGGATCCCAGCAGGGCTTGCAGCCTCCTCCAGCAAATCCCTTAAAGCAG GTGGCCCCGAAGCGCAGCTCCTCGTACCTCATGTCCTCCCCCGAGCCCGGCCCCGTGGAATTCCCGGCTCCCGGCGGAGCCGCGCGCTACTCGGAATCCTCCCTGAAGAAGAAGCGCGTGTATTgatccatcatcatcatcatccccaCGGCTTGATCGattcccagcccggcccggggTAG
- the RAVER2 gene encoding ribonucleoprotein PTB-binding 2 isoform X4, producing the protein MAAGAERGAAVPAEPPPLSAEEVARRLASTRRELGNRRKILLRNLPAESSSQEIHDLFKDYEIKYCYVDRNKRTAFVTLLNGEQAQSAIRKFHQHSLRGKEISVQLQPTDALLCITNLPLSLRIEEFEELVRAYGNVERCFLVYSELTGHSKGYGFVEYMKKDSAAKARLELLGKQLEESTLFAQWMDVNQLTTNLIHSKCLCVDKLQKDCADSKELIQAFSLKYKPVFCQFAQDEDGGSGDFAVVEYESAEQAESVRGAMDGVTINGRRVQVSFCAPGAPGRSTLAALIAAQRMMRNNRKGLLPEPNPMQIMKSFNNPAMLQMLLQPQLRGHAVKPVLGASAGLPHLINSAVGPPFLQLNKVHQSSILGNTSSLLLQSPAHLPLPQQQLLKMENMQANSKPGLLGEPPTMLLQTVLGIGVMPAVNSGLATRGEALKSAGMGMLPFFPNQHIVGQALPGPNAAPDKGEAVPGAQPFPPALPSLPAGALRAAPSKAPGQLKNCDSSLGTPLKKQTSLLGEPPKEIRLSTNPYLNLASVLPGICLPAAIASKASSPPQQTSLPNNVMDAAVSQGTASQHAMENYFSYSQQPGEYPQEAVQQWYQHYAQAHHSTQARVDGLENEASEELLHTRAAGNCTSCYSGIYRWIFPRLQHLPAGGASPFEWSPGIPAGLAASSSKSLKAGGPEAQLLVPHVLPRARPRGIPGSRRSRALLGILPEEEARVLIHHHHHPHGLIDSQPGPG; encoded by the exons GAAATCCACGACTTGTTTAAAGATTATGAAATCAAGTATTGTTATGTGGACAGGAATAAAAGAACAG CTTTTGTCACCCTGTTGAACGGGGAGCAGGCCCAGAGCGCCATCAGGAAATTCCACCAGCATTCCCTGCGTGGCAAGGAGATCTCCGTGCAGCTCCAGCCGACGGATGCTCTGCTGTGCATCACCAACCTGCCCCTTTCCCTCAGGATAGAGGAGTTTGAGGAGCTGGTGCGTGCCTATGGCAATGTGGAGAGGTGTTTCCTGGTCTACAGCGAGCTCACCGGCCATTCCAAGGGCTATGGATTCGTGGAATACATGAAGAAGGACTCTGCtgccaaggccaggctggaactCCTGGGcaagcagctggaggagagcACTCTGTTTGCACAGTGGATGGATGTGAACCAGCTGACCACAAACCTCATTCACTCCAAGTGCCTTTGCGTGGATAAATTACAAAAAGACTGCGCTGATTCGAAAGAGCTGATCCAGGCTTTCTCCCTCAAGTACAAACCTGTGTTCTGCCAG tTTGCCCAGGACGAGGACGGCGGCAGCGGGGATTTTGCCGTGGTGGAGTACGAGAGCGCGGAGCAGGCGGAGAGCGTGAGAGGGGCCATGGACGGGGTGACCATCAACGGCAGGAGGGTCCAGGTGTCCTTCTGTGCCCCTGGAGCACCGGGCAGGAGCACCTTGGCAGCTCTGATAGCGGCACAGAGGATG ATGAGGAACAACAGGAAGGGCTTGCTTCCAGAGCCAAATCCAATGCAGATCATGAAAAGTTTTAACAATCCAGCAatgctgcagatgctgctgcagccccagctgcgTGGCCACGCTGTTAAACCTG TTCTTGGAGCATCTGCAGGTTTACCTCACCTCATAAATTCAGCAGTTGGGCCACCTTTTTTGCAGTTGAATAAAGTTCATCAG AGCTCAATTCTGGGGAACAcctccagcctgctgctgcagagccctgcccacctgcccctgccccagcagcagctcctgaagaTGGAAAACATGCAGGCAAACAGT AAACCAGGTTTGCTGGGAGAACCTCCAACAATGCTCCTGCAGACAGTGCTGGGCATAGGGGTGATGCCAGCAGTGAACTCAGGCCTGGCAACACGAGGAGAAGCTCTCAAGT CGGCAGGGATGGGCATGCTGCCATTCTTCCCAAATCAGCACATTGTTGGACAAGCTCTTCCCGGGCCCAACGCCGCTCCAGACAAAGGCGAGGCGGTGCCGGGAGCGCAGCCCTTCCCTCCGGCACTGCCCAGCCTCCCCGCCGGGGCCCTGCGTGCTGCCCCCTCCAAGGCTCCCGGGCAGCTCAAGAACTGCGACTCCAGCCTGGGG ACTCCCTTGAAGAAACAGACTTCTCTGCTTGGGGAACCCCCAAAAGAAATTCGACTGAGCACCAACCCCTACTTGAATTTGGCAAGTGTTTTGCCTGGCATCTGTCTGCCAG CAGCAATTGCCAGCAAAGCCTCCAGTCCTCCACAGCAGACCAGCCTTCCAAACAATGTCATGGATGCTGCTGTGTCTCAGGGAACTGCATCACAACATGcaatggaaaattatttcagttattcccagcagcctggggaatACCCACAG GAGGCTGTCCAGCAGTGGTACCAGCATTATGCTCAGGCACATCACTCTACCCAGGCCAGAGTGGATGGCTTGGAAAATGAAGCCTCTGAG GAATTGCTGCACACCCGAGCTGCTGGGAATTGCACCTCTTGTTACTCAG GAATCTACAGGTGGATCTTTCCCAGACTACAGCACCTGCCTGCAGGTGGTGCCTCCCCTTTTGAGTGGAGCCCAGGGATCCCAGCAGGGCTTGCAGCCTCCTCCAGCAAATCCCTTAAAGCAG GTGGCCCCGAAGCGCAGCTCCTCGTACCTCATGTCCTCCCCCGAGCCCGGCCCCGTGGAATTCCCGGCTCCCGGCGGAGCCGCGCGCTACTCGGAATCCTCCCTGAAGAAGAAGCGCGTGTATTgatccatcatcatcatcatccccaCGGCTTGATCGattcccagcccggcccggggTAG